The following are from one region of the Verrucomicrobiaceae bacterium genome:
- a CDS encoding DUF4870 domain-containing protein, with translation MENSVPPSLPVPSVSESDKTLGIVMHILSLIGLAIIGPLIIWLMKKDQSAYLDAQGRELLNFQISYIIYGIISFFLIFLVIGFVLIFVIAIASLIFTIIGIVKAADGQVYRFPFCIRIL, from the coding sequence ATGGAAAACTCCGTCCCACCATCCTTGCCCGTGCCCAGCGTCTCAGAGAGTGATAAGACCCTCGGCATCGTCATGCACATCCTCAGCCTCATTGGTCTTGCCATCATCGGCCCACTGATCATCTGGCTCATGAAGAAAGACCAAAGCGCCTACCTTGATGCACAGGGCCGCGAGCTGCTGAACTTCCAGATCAGCTACATCATTTACGGCATCATTTCCTTTTTCCTCATCTTCTTGGTCATCGGATTCGTGCTCATCTTTGTCATCGCCATCGCGTCACTCATTTTCACCATCATTGGCATCGTCAAGGCCGCTGACGGCCAAGTTTACCGCTTCCCATTCTGCATCCGCATTCTGTGA
- a CDS encoding protein kinase, with the protein MSDETTPDEIPAEEAEEMAPEEVVEFTPEESESVTEEQVLDSGFPTLEQLAALLPQYEFHDILGVGGMGAVYLARQAALDRWVAIKLLPQSASLNAEDASRFITEARSMAKLTHANIAAVYDFGQTVMGHLYLVMEHIQGLDLHRLIHRNEVTAQRIRSLVPQLCDALQYAHDHGVIHRDIKPANILITQDWQAKIVDFGLAGDGAVTAGEFEYGTPEYVAPERLEQGATVDHRADIYALGVVIHEMFTKTTPLAAGSSAFQGMPEAFGSVVARCTAPDPAKRFQRCSEIKSYLAIADQAKPAAPMPAGHHAAAPPHLSSQSHLKKPQSKVSIEPQGNAEAAKWLWAAAVVLLVSGGYWFIQKQREKGLIADAEAQNQARAAAKADSAAKADPKADTTKKDEKAPDAADAKKADEPAKAPEMATNTPAPETRPNGPETAPKEEPAFKPEPGDFAILKRLTGHNSTTHSAAIFPDQGRVATFCMDDTIRIWSVATGKMLQSYRSPLGEVLYGKLSKDGRRALIDDVDSDQSAIIEIDSGKVLYRTRAPNANLITSVWSEDEKDAYVLTAAVDGGIFHWQPRQGESLTKLDGWNRGAYQMAFLPGGRFVVTGADVTPSTSSNAPAGAMTMGTMHAAIFQQSDHRRLQALTDYTLHCQKLRLSPDGSRLACIKGRNLGIFDTQTMTPSAVPVKSSNVSGLEWTPDGRFLILGHSSGEVRICEAETDQEVASLNVGTRITSISISRDQSWAVVSGFSPLPEGQTAAPDLYDVFILRLPDLSKMGTEKGRLAIASRQLADLKQIDAELAALRDSAVTAADAITTDELLIAAVRDLTTKYGLALKRAAATASPKDQIAMNAEASSVASGAAVPGAFTDAATAGEHKRFRGIYRQQIAALETKRQQGMEQARKSIEGSVRQLANKRQAAGDSAGAARCEALLASYGELKPFADVIATAFTQSAASTPTVAATSTPNAPTPALSTPSPAQSTGAVKLQRIGKPGELIKIERSTKNGYIGDNRSRVGSVPPTIGPVYQIAANNYHGLAILADGSLKGWGSWSSGGAVYTAPADVKDAVMIATSFNESAAVLGDGSVFIWNDGGNTRKWTPPGGGTVASITSENDWGMWITTTDGKVYVASSYGLNNDSTPPSDLKDVVSVTGDDDQTGIFAVNREGIIHHWGKENLYIGQQHLNVKDGLSVAESNNFLCVLHKDGTVDGWGEVQGRQKFRVRKYPGALRVLPDPAGRIFLVEKPGAEWAVQLNPANYEYYEEQRLGNLEGKLKGCTSVALSSLFVFGVKTQP; encoded by the coding sequence ATGAGCGACGAAACGACTCCCGATGAAATCCCGGCTGAAGAAGCCGAAGAAATGGCACCCGAAGAGGTGGTGGAATTCACTCCTGAGGAGTCGGAGTCCGTGACGGAGGAACAGGTGCTAGACTCTGGCTTTCCGACGCTGGAGCAGCTGGCTGCGCTGCTGCCGCAGTATGAGTTTCATGACATCCTGGGCGTGGGCGGCATGGGTGCAGTCTATCTGGCACGGCAGGCGGCACTGGACCGCTGGGTGGCGATCAAGCTGCTGCCACAGTCTGCCTCACTGAATGCGGAGGACGCGAGCCGCTTCATCACAGAGGCACGGTCGATGGCAAAGCTGACGCACGCGAATATCGCGGCGGTGTATGATTTCGGTCAGACGGTGATGGGGCATCTCTATCTGGTGATGGAGCACATCCAGGGGCTGGATCTGCACCGCCTGATCCACCGCAATGAGGTGACGGCGCAGCGTATCCGCTCCCTGGTGCCGCAGCTCTGTGATGCGCTGCAATACGCCCATGATCACGGTGTGATCCACCGTGACATCAAGCCTGCGAACATCCTCATCACCCAGGATTGGCAGGCGAAGATCGTCGATTTCGGCCTAGCGGGCGATGGAGCAGTGACGGCGGGTGAATTCGAGTACGGCACGCCGGAGTATGTGGCACCTGAGCGGCTAGAGCAGGGTGCTACGGTGGATCACCGTGCGGATATCTATGCACTAGGTGTGGTGATCCATGAGATGTTTACCAAGACGACGCCACTGGCGGCTGGGAGCTCTGCCTTCCAGGGCATGCCAGAGGCTTTTGGGAGCGTGGTGGCACGCTGCACAGCCCCTGATCCAGCGAAGCGCTTTCAGCGGTGCAGTGAGATCAAGAGCTACCTAGCGATCGCGGACCAGGCGAAGCCTGCTGCGCCGATGCCTGCGGGACATCACGCTGCGGCACCGCCGCATCTGAGTTCTCAGTCACACCTGAAGAAACCACAGAGCAAGGTGAGCATCGAGCCGCAGGGCAATGCCGAGGCTGCGAAGTGGCTCTGGGCCGCTGCCGTGGTGCTGCTAGTGTCTGGCGGCTATTGGTTCATACAGAAACAGCGTGAGAAGGGCCTGATCGCTGACGCAGAGGCCCAAAACCAGGCCCGAGCAGCCGCAAAAGCCGATTCTGCGGCCAAAGCAGATCCGAAGGCCGATACGACGAAAAAAGACGAAAAAGCCCCCGACGCTGCTGATGCGAAAAAAGCCGATGAACCGGCCAAAGCGCCGGAAATGGCCACAAACACGCCCGCGCCCGAAACACGCCCAAACGGCCCTGAGACGGCACCGAAGGAGGAGCCAGCATTTAAGCCAGAGCCGGGTGATTTCGCGATCCTGAAGCGTCTGACAGGCCACAACAGCACCACACATAGTGCAGCGATTTTTCCTGATCAGGGGCGGGTGGCGACGTTCTGCATGGATGACACCATCCGCATCTGGAGCGTTGCGACTGGGAAGATGCTGCAAAGCTACCGCAGCCCACTCGGTGAGGTGCTTTATGGCAAGCTCTCCAAAGATGGCCGCCGGGCACTCATCGACGACGTGGACTCGGATCAGAGCGCCATCATCGAGATCGACTCTGGCAAGGTACTCTATCGCACGCGGGCACCGAATGCGAATCTCATCACCTCGGTGTGGTCGGAGGATGAAAAGGATGCGTATGTGCTGACCGCTGCGGTGGATGGGGGCATCTTTCACTGGCAGCCACGCCAAGGGGAGAGCCTGACCAAACTGGACGGCTGGAATCGTGGAGCTTATCAAATGGCCTTTCTGCCCGGTGGGCGCTTTGTCGTGACGGGTGCTGATGTGACTCCGAGCACATCCAGTAATGCACCCGCAGGCGCGATGACGATGGGCACCATGCATGCGGCGATCTTCCAGCAGAGCGATCACCGCCGCTTGCAGGCGCTCACAGATTACACGCTGCATTGTCAAAAGTTGCGTCTCTCACCCGATGGTAGCCGACTGGCATGCATCAAAGGCAGGAACCTGGGGATCTTCGATACTCAGACGATGACGCCATCTGCGGTGCCGGTGAAGTCCTCCAATGTATCAGGTCTGGAGTGGACGCCAGATGGGCGCTTTCTCATACTCGGACATAGCAGCGGAGAAGTCCGCATTTGTGAGGCGGAGACAGATCAGGAAGTGGCCAGCCTGAATGTGGGCACGCGTATCACGAGCATCAGCATCTCACGCGACCAGAGCTGGGCGGTGGTATCGGGGTTCAGTCCGCTGCCGGAGGGCCAGACGGCGGCACCAGATCTCTATGATGTCTTCATCCTGCGGCTGCCGGATTTATCAAAAATGGGCACAGAAAAGGGACGTCTGGCCATCGCGAGCCGCCAACTGGCCGATTTGAAGCAAATCGACGCTGAACTGGCCGCGCTGCGTGATAGCGCGGTGACGGCGGCGGATGCGATCACGACGGATGAGCTGCTGATCGCCGCCGTGCGTGATCTGACGACGAAGTATGGCCTAGCACTGAAGCGTGCGGCGGCCACAGCTTCCCCAAAAGACCAAATCGCCATGAATGCAGAGGCCAGCAGCGTGGCGAGTGGTGCGGCGGTGCCAGGTGCATTCACGGACGCGGCGACAGCCGGTGAGCACAAGCGTTTCCGCGGCATCTACCGCCAGCAGATCGCGGCACTGGAGACCAAGCGGCAGCAAGGCATGGAGCAGGCACGCAAGAGCATCGAGGGCAGCGTGCGCCAATTGGCAAATAAACGCCAAGCTGCTGGCGATAGCGCTGGCGCAGCCCGCTGTGAGGCCCTGCTGGCGAGTTATGGTGAGCTAAAGCCCTTTGCAGATGTCATCGCGACGGCATTCACTCAAAGCGCTGCATCCACCCCCACAGTAGCGGCGACGAGCACACCTAATGCACCCACACCTGCGCTGAGCACTCCCTCCCCTGCCCAGAGCACGGGAGCAGTGAAACTCCAGCGCATCGGCAAGCCAGGTGAGCTGATCAAAATCGAACGCAGCACCAAGAACGGCTACATCGGTGACAATCGCAGTCGTGTGGGCAGTGTGCCGCCGACGATTGGCCCCGTGTATCAAATAGCGGCAAATAATTACCACGGGCTAGCCATTCTGGCCGATGGCAGCCTGAAGGGCTGGGGTAGCTGGAGCAGCGGGGGCGCAGTCTATACAGCTCCAGCGGATGTGAAGGATGCGGTGATGATCGCGACGAGCTTTAATGAGAGCGCGGCGGTTTTAGGCGATGGCAGTGTGTTTATCTGGAATGATGGTGGTAACACCCGCAAATGGACGCCGCCTGGCGGTGGCACCGTGGCCTCCATCACCTCTGAGAATGATTGGGGCATGTGGATCACCACCACCGATGGGAAAGTCTATGTGGCTTCGAGTTACGGACTCAATAACGATTCCACCCCGCCCAGCGATCTGAAGGATGTGGTCAGTGTGACGGGTGATGATGACCAGACGGGCATCTTTGCCGTGAACCGTGAGGGGATCATCCACCACTGGGGCAAAGAAAACCTGTACATCGGCCAGCAGCATCTCAATGTGAAGGACGGGCTCTCTGTCGCGGAGTCGAATAACTTCCTCTGCGTGCTGCATAAGGACGGCACGGTGGATGGCTGGGGAGAGGTGCAAGGGCGGCAGAAATTCCGTGTGAGGAAGTATCCAGGGGCCTTACGTGTGCTACCAGACCCAGCAGGACGCATTTTCCTGGTGGAGAAGCCAGGCGCAGAGTGGGCCGTGCAGCTCAATCCCGCGAACTACGAATACTACGAAGAGCAGCGCCTCGGCAATTTGGAGGGCAAACTGAAAGGCTGCACGAGTGTGGCACTAAGTAGCCTGTTTGTTTTTGGCGTGAAGACTCAGCCGTAG
- a CDS encoding Gfo/Idh/MocA family oxidoreductase: MNNTTRRTFIRSTALGAAAASLPSFAAPIGANGDVRVAVIGFNGRGAGHIKSLEEIPGVRIVALCDVDTNVLTKGVESQAKKNNTVTAYTDYRKLVLDPEIDAVTIATPNHTHTLIAMTAMAAGKHVYVEKPVCHNIWEGRQLVNAAEKVAKRGIVVQHGMQRRSSPGWQAAMDWVKEGHIGKVTLSRGINFKKRESIGKLAAPVEAKDGVVKATFHDLRDIKTDPAGKPQNVDVDYKLWAGPRGVGPINRSQFHYDWHWQWAFGNGDIGNQGPHQTDVGRWALGNPELLPKRVMSLGGRWGYDDDGETANNQLAFFDYQPAPLLFDNRGLPLKDMDWKLEPVYRVNGKTAAARVGNVIHCEGGYVIESKAYDNEGKTITKFDNFNDGQDHMLNFINSVRAGKLINPNLHVSHGFHAASLAHLANISYRLGKLASVDEVKERIKNDKAGTETFEHFVQNLVDNKIDLNVDKISAGPWLEFDPVAEKFIGEYAEEANKLATENYVEEFKLPEVG, encoded by the coding sequence ATGAATAACACCACCCGTCGTACCTTCATTCGTAGCACCGCCTTAGGCGCAGCTGCGGCCTCACTCCCCTCTTTTGCAGCACCCATCGGGGCCAATGGTGATGTCCGCGTCGCGGTCATCGGCTTCAATGGTCGCGGTGCCGGCCATATCAAGAGTCTGGAAGAAATCCCCGGCGTGCGCATCGTCGCCCTCTGCGACGTGGACACCAACGTGCTCACCAAAGGCGTCGAGAGCCAGGCCAAGAAAAACAACACCGTCACCGCCTATACCGACTACCGGAAGCTCGTTCTCGACCCCGAAATCGACGCTGTCACCATCGCCACGCCGAACCACACCCACACCCTCATCGCCATGACCGCCATGGCCGCTGGCAAGCACGTGTACGTCGAAAAACCCGTCTGCCACAATATCTGGGAAGGCCGCCAGCTCGTCAATGCCGCCGAAAAAGTCGCCAAAAGAGGCATCGTCGTCCAGCACGGCATGCAGCGCCGCTCCAGCCCCGGCTGGCAGGCTGCTATGGACTGGGTCAAAGAAGGCCACATCGGCAAAGTCACCCTCTCACGCGGCATCAACTTCAAAAAACGCGAATCCATCGGCAAGCTCGCCGCCCCGGTCGAGGCCAAGGACGGCGTCGTCAAAGCCACCTTCCATGACCTGCGAGACATCAAGACCGATCCTGCGGGCAAACCACAGAACGTCGATGTCGATTACAAGCTCTGGGCAGGTCCACGCGGCGTTGGTCCGATCAACCGCTCTCAGTTCCACTACGACTGGCATTGGCAGTGGGCCTTCGGCAATGGCGACATCGGCAACCAAGGACCTCACCAGACCGACGTCGGTCGCTGGGCACTGGGTAATCCAGAACTCCTGCCGAAGCGTGTCATGAGTCTCGGTGGCCGCTGGGGCTACGACGATGATGGCGAAACCGCCAACAACCAGCTCGCCTTCTTCGACTACCAGCCCGCACCACTCCTCTTCGACAACCGCGGCCTTCCCTTGAAGGACATGGATTGGAAGCTGGAGCCCGTCTATCGCGTGAATGGCAAAACTGCCGCCGCCCGCGTCGGCAACGTCATCCACTGTGAAGGCGGTTACGTCATCGAGTCCAAAGCTTACGACAACGAAGGCAAGACCATCACGAAGTTCGACAACTTCAACGACGGCCAGGATCACATGCTGAACTTCATCAACTCCGTGCGTGCCGGGAAGCTCATCAATCCGAACCTCCACGTCTCCCACGGCTTCCACGCTGCCTCGCTCGCCCACCTCGCCAACATCTCCTACCGCCTCGGCAAGCTCGCCAGCGTGGACGAGGTCAAAGAGCGCATCAAAAACGACAAAGCAGGCACCGAAACCTTCGAGCACTTCGTGCAGAACCTCGTGGACAATAAAATTGACCTCAACGTCGATAAAATTAGTGCCGGTCCTTGGCTGGAGTTCGATCCTGTCGCTGAAAAATTCATCGGTGAATACGCTGAGGAAGCGAACAAGCTCGCCACTGAGAACTATGTGGAGGAATTTAAGCTGCCAGAAGTCGGCTGA